A region of the Carya illinoinensis cultivar Pawnee chromosome 16, C.illinoinensisPawnee_v1, whole genome shotgun sequence genome:
TACCTATTGCCTTTCTTTGGTTTTTCAATCTACAGCACCTCCTGCAACTGCCAAACCAATGGGTGCTGCTAAGAAAACCACTCCTTCCCATCCAATAACATCTCTGAATCTTGAGAACAAGGAAATACAGGAAGCTGAACTTGCTgaaaaaaataacagaaaagATGAATCCTCGAAAAAAGAAGCTTCAAGGTCTGATTCTACCTCCAAACTGAGTGAAGATAACCTTCGTTCCCCAATTTGCTGCATCATGGGCCATGTTGATACTGGTAAAACAAAGTTGCTGGATTGTATCCGAGGCACTAATGTTCAGGAAGGTGAAGCTGGAGGTATCACTCAACAAATTGGTGCAACATATTTTCCTGCTGAGAACATTCGTGAGAGAACCAAGGAACTGAAAGCTGATGCAAAACTGAAGGTCCCGGGTCTATTGGTTATTGATACTCCTGGGCACGAATCCTTTACTAATTTGAGGTCACGGGGTTCGGGTTTATGTGATATTGCAATTTTGGTTGTCGACATAATGCATGGCTTGGAGCCACAAACAATAGAATCACTTAACCTTTTGAAAATGAGGAATACAGAATTCATTGTTGCATTGAATAAGGTTAGGttcattatttaatttgcatttgGTGTaggtattttattttgttttttcaatactaaaaaagaactgctttttcaattgagCAGGTGGATAGGCTCTATGGATGGAAAACATGTCGCAATGCACCAATTGTGAAGGCCATGAAACAACAATCTAAGGATGTACAAAATGAATTCAATATGAGGGTCACTCAGGTTTTGTATATTCCGCCATTTCTTATTTGTTTCATTATTTTCCGTTTGATTTATAACTCattcattttgtttgtttttgttggttttcagATTGTAACCCAGTTCAAGGAGCAAGGTCTAAATAGTGAATTGTATTATAAGAATAAGGAAATGGGGGAAACTTTTAGCATTGTACCTACAAGTGCTATTAGGTACAAATTGTGGACTTTAGTCTTGTATTGACATAATTTTTTTGGGCTCTTCAGCTGCCAAGCTGTTTTTGCCATTGTCCTGATATTTTAGCTTTGTGGGTAATCCAGTGGCGAAGGCATCccagatttgttattattattgattcAATGGAGTCAGAAAACTATGGTTGAGAAACTTACATATAGCAATGAAATTCAGGTTTGTGATATTTTCGATATGTTTGATTTGCTTGAGAACCTGATAGTAGAATGGAAAATCTGATCGTGAGTAAATTGTCCACCAGTGTACAGTGTTGGAAGTCAAGGTCATTGAAGGTCATGGGACAACTATTGATGTTGTTTTAGTCAATGGTGTGCTTCATGAAGGAGATCAAATAGTTGTTTGTGGCATGCAGGCAAGCACCTATAAAGCATGTTTCCTCATGATCTCATGCTTGCTTTCAAATCCTTAATAATGAATCTCGCTTTGTAGGGACCTATTGTCACCACAATTCGAGCTTTATTGACGCCCCATCCAATGAAGGAACTTCGAGTCAAGGTATGGTTCTCTCTTTTGACATTCTCACGTTGTTTTCGTAGTGCCTGAGAAGGAAAAGTGCATATCAAAAAGTTCTTGAGTAGGAAAAGTAGAACTCCAGTAACTGCTAGGAAAATAACTGGCAAAGAAGAGATAGTCGAGCCTTACATTGAATTCTATCTGAACATACAGgagactttttttcttttttggaaagaACAAACATACAGAAGAGACTTTAAAGTGAATCTTTCTTTGATTGAATTTCAAGGCCAAGGTCTTGAAGGTAATCTGCAACAGTAGTCTGTTGAATGCTTGGAATCTGCTTATGACAAAAAGAGAGTAGTTGGAATCTTGAAAAAGGTTGCTAAGCTTCACTACTCGCCCTCTGGTAATGAAAGGGTGAATTATTTGGGACGTTAAACCTTTGAGGCAGGGTTGAAGAAAACATGATGAGAGAGAAGTTTACAAAAATCTGCCACAGTATACTAAAGTCATGTTGTACGACCTTAGAACTGCTATGCCACAATATCAGAATTGCTggacaatggatgagcttaaaatcttttttttcaatacaTTGTTCCTTTGGGCAGCCGCTATGGATTATAACAACCTGAGTTTTGATGATCTTCTTGTATCATTTTCTGTATCTTGGAAGAACATTTGAAGGTCTCGTGTGCCTTCTAAAGTAGCCTTTTTTGTATGGAACACCgctcttgggaagatcttgaccacGGATAATCTGAGGAAGAGGGGCTATgtagtgatggattggtgttatatgtgtaaaAAGAATGGA
Encoded here:
- the LOC122299696 gene encoding eukaryotic translation initiation factor 5B-like isoform X3, whose amino-acid sequence is MLNHLKFLGIADAFCTTHIAKQEDAPPATAKPMGAAKKTTPSHPITSLNLENKEIQEAELAEKNNRKDESSKKEASRSDSTSKLSEDNLRSPICCIMGHVDTGKTKLLDCIRGTNVQEGEAGGITQQIGATYFPAENIRERTKELKADAKLKVPGLLVIDTPGHESFTNLRSRGSGLCDIAILVVDIMHGLEPQTIESLNLLKMRNTEFIVALNKVDRLYGWKTCRNAPIVKAMKQQSKDVQNEFNMRVTQIVTQFKEQGLNSELYYKNKEMGETFSIVPTSAISGEGIPDLLLLLIQWSQKTMVEKLTYSNEIQCTVLEVKVIEGHGTTIDVVLVNGVLHEGDQIVVCGMQGPIVTTIRALLTPHPMKELRVKGTYLHHKEIKAAMGIKISAQGLEHAIAGTGLYIVGSDDDLEDVKEAAMEDVESVMSRIDKSGEGVYVQASTLGSLEALLEFLKSPAVNIPVSGIGIGPVHKKDVMKASVMLEKKKEYATILAFDVKIMKDAEELAESLSVTIFRADIIYHLFDQFKAYIDNLKEEKKKETADDAVFPCVLKILPNCIFNKKDPIVLGLDVLEGIAKVGTPICIPQRDFIDIGRIASIENNHKPVDIAKKGQKVAIKIVGTNPEEQQKMFGRHFELEDELVSHISRKSIDVLKANYRDDLSVEEWKLVVTLKRLFKIQ